CGTTCGCCTTCTGCAGCGCGGCCAGGTTCTGTCGCATGAGGGAAACGTAGTCCTCGTCGGCGGTCTCGTCCGAGAGGCCCTCGATCGGATCGAGCACCGCGGTGGCCACGCCCGTCTCACGGGCGACGGTCTCGGCCAGCGCCGAGGAGGCGAGTCGCTCGGTGAAGACCGTGGTGATCCCGTCGCGCTTGACCAGGTCCGTGATCTCGGCCAGCGCCGCGCTCGACGGCTCGGCCGTCGGGTCGATGCCGCTGATCGCGATCTGCTCGAGGTCGTAGGCGTGGGCGAGGTAGGCGAAGGCGGCGTGCGAGGTCACGAAGTCACGGCGCTCGCAGTCGGCCAGACCGCTCTCGAAGTCGGCGTTCAGCGACTCGAGCTCGGTGACGAGCGCGTCGGCGTTGGCCTCGAACTGGTCCCGGCGATCCGGGTCGGCGGCGATGAGGGCGTCACGGACGTGGCCTGCCGCGATGACCATGTTGGCCGGGTCGAGCCAGACGTGCGGGTCGTCGCCGCCGTGGTCGTGGCCGTGGTCGTCCTCGTGCGCGTCGTCGTCCTCGCCCTCGTGCAGCTCGGGCACGCCCTCGGCGATGTTCACCGTCGTCTTCGCGTCGCGGTCGGCGTCCTCCAGGGCCTTGTCGACGGCCGGCTGGAAGTGGTCGAGGTACACGACGACGTCGGCCTCGTTCACCTTGACGACCTGCTTGGCGGTCAGCTCCAGGTCGTGCGCCTCGACACCGGGGGAGGTCAGCGTCGTGACGGCGACGTCGTCGCCGCCGACCCGCTCGGCCAGGAACGCCGCGGGGTAGAAGGAGGCGACGACCTGGGTGTGGCCGTCGTCCTTCGCGTCGGTGCCGCAGGCGGACAGGGACAGACCGGCGAGCAGGCACGCGGC
Above is a window of Aeromicrobium senzhongii DNA encoding:
- a CDS encoding metal ABC transporter substrate-binding protein encodes the protein MKRLPLVAAACLLAGLSLSACGTDAKDDGHTQVVASFYPAAFLAERVGGDDVAVTTLTSPGVEAHDLELTAKQVVKVNEADVVVYLDHFQPAVDKALEDADRDAKTTVNIAEGVPELHEGEDDDAHEDDHGHDHGGDDPHVWLDPANMVIAAGHVRDALIAADPDRRDQFEANADALVTELESLNADFESGLADCERRDFVTSHAAFAYLAHAYDLEQIAISGIDPTAEPSSAALAEITDLVKRDGITTVFTERLASSALAETVARETGVATAVLDPIEGLSDETADEDYVSLMRQNLAALQKANGCA